Proteins found in one Orcinus orca chromosome 11, mOrcOrc1.1, whole genome shotgun sequence genomic segment:
- the TSPAN31 gene encoding tetraspanin-31 isoform X1, with product MVCGGFACSKNALCALNVVYMLVGLLLIGVAAWARGLGLVSSIHIIGGVIVVGVFLLLIAVAGLVGAVNHHQVLLFFYMIILGLVFIFQFGISCSCLAINLSKQTDVINASWWVMSNKTRDELERSFDCCGLFNLTTLDQQDYAFCTAICKSRSPTCQMCGEKFLKHSDEALKILGGVGLFFSFTEILGMWLAMRFRNQKDPRANPSAFL from the exons ATGGTTTGCGGAGGCTTTGCCTGCTCCAAGAATGCGCTGTGCGCGCTCAACGTAGTCTACATG CTGGTAGGCTTGTTGCTCATTGGAGTGGCTGCTTGGGCTAGGGGCCTGGGTTTGGTGTCCAGCATCCACATCATCGGAGGAGTCATCGTTGTGGGAGTCTTCCttcttctcatcgcggtggctggACTGGTGGGTGCTGTCAACCACCACCAAGTACTGCTGTTCTTT TACATGATCATCCTTGGTTTGGTCTTCATCTTCCAGTTTGGAATCTCTTGCTCATGTCTGGCTATTAACCTAAGCAAACAG ACAGATGTCATCAATGCTTCCTGGTGGGTCATGAGCAACAAGACCCGGGATGAACTGGAAAGAAGTTTTGATTGCTGTGGCCTGTTCAACCTCACAACCCTGGACCAACAAGATTATGCTTTCTGCACTGCA ATCTGCAAGAGCCGGAGCCCCACGTGCCAGATGTGTGGAGAGAAGTTTCTTAAGCATTCCGACGAAGCCCTGAAAATCCTGGGGGGCGTTGGGCTCTTCTTTAGCTTTACAGAG ATCCTTGGTATGTGGCTAGCAATGAGATTTCGGAATCAGAAGGATCCTCGAGCCAACCCCAGTGCCTTTCTATGA
- the TSPAN31 gene encoding tetraspanin-31 isoform X2, whose product MVCGGFACSKNALCALNVVYMTDVINASWWVMSNKTRDELERSFDCCGLFNLTTLDQQDYAFCTAICKSRSPTCQMCGEKFLKHSDEALKILGGVGLFFSFTEILGMWLAMRFRNQKDPRANPSAFL is encoded by the exons ATGGTTTGCGGAGGCTTTGCCTGCTCCAAGAATGCGCTGTGCGCGCTCAACGTAGTCTACATG ACAGATGTCATCAATGCTTCCTGGTGGGTCATGAGCAACAAGACCCGGGATGAACTGGAAAGAAGTTTTGATTGCTGTGGCCTGTTCAACCTCACAACCCTGGACCAACAAGATTATGCTTTCTGCACTGCA ATCTGCAAGAGCCGGAGCCCCACGTGCCAGATGTGTGGAGAGAAGTTTCTTAAGCATTCCGACGAAGCCCTGAAAATCCTGGGGGGCGTTGGGCTCTTCTTTAGCTTTACAGAG ATCCTTGGTATGTGGCTAGCAATGAGATTTCGGAATCAGAAGGATCCTCGAGCCAACCCCAGTGCCTTTCTATGA
- the CDK4 gene encoding cyclin-dependent kinase 4 isoform X1, with the protein MATPRYEPVAEIGVGAYGTVYKARDPHSGHFVALKSVRVPNGGGAGGGLPISTVREVALLRRLEAFEHPNVVRLMDVCATARTDRETKVTLVFEHVDQDLRTYLDKAPPPGLPVETIKDLMRQFLRGLDFLHANCIVHRDLKPENILVTSGGTVKLADFGLARIYSYQMALTPVVVTLWYRAPEVLLQSTYATPVDMWSVGCIFAEMFRRKPLFCGNSEADQLGKIFDLIGLPPEDDWPRDVSLPRGAFSPRGPRPVQSVVPEMEESGAQLLLEMLTFNPHKRISAFRALQHSYLHKAEGNPE; encoded by the exons ATGGCTACCCCTCGATATGAGCCAGTGGCTGAGATTGGTGTTGGTGCCTATGGGACGGTGTATAAGGCCCGTGATCCCCACAGTGGCCACTTTGTGGCCCTCAAGAGCGTAAGAGTCCCCAATGGAGGAGGTGCTGGAGGGGGCCTGCCCATCAGCACAGTCCGTGAGGTGGCTTTACTGCGGCGGCTGGAGGCTTTTGAGCATCCCAATGTTGTGCG GCTGATGGACGTCTGTGCCACAGCCCGAACTGACCGGGAGACCAAAGTGACCCTGGTGTTTGAGCATGTGGACCAAGACCTAAGGACATATCTGGACAAGGCACCCCCGCCAGGCTTGCCAGTGGAGACCATCAAG GATCTGATGCGCCAGTTTCTAAGAGGCCTAGATTTCCTTCATGCCAACTGCATCGTTCATCGAGACTTGAAGCCAGAGAACATTCTGGTGACGAGTGGTGGGACAGTCAAGCTGGCCGACTTCGGCCTGGCCAGAATCTACAGCTACCAGATGGCACTTACACCTGTG GTTGTTACACTCTGGTACCGTGCTCCAGAAGTTCTTTTGCAGTCTACATACGCAACACCTGTGGACATGTGGAGTGTTGGCTGTATCTTTGCAGAGATGTTTCGTCGAAA GCCTCTCTTCTGTGGAAACTCTGAAGCTGACCAGTTAGGCAAAATCTTTGA CCTGATCGGACTGCCCCCAGAGGATGACTGGCCCCGAGATGTGTCTCTACCCCGAGGAGCCTTTTCCCCTAGAGGGCCCCGCCCCGTGCAGTCGGTGGTACCTGAGATGGAAGAGTCTGGAGCACAGCTGCTGCTG GAGATGCTGACTTTTAACCCACACAAGCGGATCTCTGCCTTCCGAGCCCTGCAGCACTCCTATCTACATAAGGCAGAAGGTAACCCAGAGTGA
- the CDK4 gene encoding cyclin-dependent kinase 4 isoform X2 — MDVCATARTDRETKVTLVFEHVDQDLRTYLDKAPPPGLPVETIKDLMRQFLRGLDFLHANCIVHRDLKPENILVTSGGTVKLADFGLARIYSYQMALTPVVVTLWYRAPEVLLQSTYATPVDMWSVGCIFAEMFRRKPLFCGNSEADQLGKIFDLIGLPPEDDWPRDVSLPRGAFSPRGPRPVQSVVPEMEESGAQLLLEMLTFNPHKRISAFRALQHSYLHKAEGNPE; from the exons ATGGACGTCTGTGCCACAGCCCGAACTGACCGGGAGACCAAAGTGACCCTGGTGTTTGAGCATGTGGACCAAGACCTAAGGACATATCTGGACAAGGCACCCCCGCCAGGCTTGCCAGTGGAGACCATCAAG GATCTGATGCGCCAGTTTCTAAGAGGCCTAGATTTCCTTCATGCCAACTGCATCGTTCATCGAGACTTGAAGCCAGAGAACATTCTGGTGACGAGTGGTGGGACAGTCAAGCTGGCCGACTTCGGCCTGGCCAGAATCTACAGCTACCAGATGGCACTTACACCTGTG GTTGTTACACTCTGGTACCGTGCTCCAGAAGTTCTTTTGCAGTCTACATACGCAACACCTGTGGACATGTGGAGTGTTGGCTGTATCTTTGCAGAGATGTTTCGTCGAAA GCCTCTCTTCTGTGGAAACTCTGAAGCTGACCAGTTAGGCAAAATCTTTGA CCTGATCGGACTGCCCCCAGAGGATGACTGGCCCCGAGATGTGTCTCTACCCCGAGGAGCCTTTTCCCCTAGAGGGCCCCGCCCCGTGCAGTCGGTGGTACCTGAGATGGAAGAGTCTGGAGCACAGCTGCTGCTG GAGATGCTGACTTTTAACCCACACAAGCGGATCTCTGCCTTCCGAGCCCTGCAGCACTCCTATCTACATAAGGCAGAAGGTAACCCAGAGTGA
- the MARCHF9 gene encoding E3 ubiquitin-protein ligase MARCHF9, translating to MLKSRLRMFLNELKLLVLTGGGRPRAEPQPRGGGGGGCGWAPFAGCSTRDGDGDEEEYYGSQPRVRGLAGDKEPRAGPPPPPAPPPPPGALDALSLSSSLDSGLRTPQCRICFQGPEQGELLSPCRCDGSVRCTHQPCLIRWISERGSWSCELCYFKYQVLAISTKNPLQWQAISLTVIEKVQIAAIVLGSLFLVASISWLIWSSLSPSAKWQRQDLLFQICYGMYGFMDVVCIGLIVHEGSSVYRIFKRWQAVNQQWKVLNYDKTKDIGGDAGGGTAGKPGPRTSRTGPPTGAPSRPLAAQRMRTLLPQRCGYTILHLLGQLRPPDPRSSSHSGREVVMRVTTV from the exons ATGCTCAAGTCTCGGCTCCGCATGTTCCTGAACGAGCTGAAGCTGCTGGTGCTGACGGGCGGGGGGCGGCCCCGGGCCGAGCCGCAGccccgggggggcgggggaggcggcTGCGGCTGGGCGCCCTTCGCCGGCTGCTCGACCCGGGACGGCGACGGAGACGAAGAGGAGTACTACGGGTCCCAGCCGAGGGTCCGGGGCCTGGCCGGCGACAAGGAGCCGCGGGCCGGacccccgccgccgcccgcgccgccgccgcccccgggcGCGCTGGACGCCCTGTCGCTCAGCAGCAGCCTGGACAGCGGGCTCCGAACCCCCCAGTGCCGAATTTGCTTCCAGGGCCCGGAGCAG GGGGAGCTCCTGAGCCCCTGCCGCTGCGACGGCTCCGTGCGCTGCACGCACCAGCCCTGCCTCATCCGCTGGATCAGCGAGCGGGGCTCCTGGAGCTGTGAGCTCTGCTACTTCAAGTACCAGGTCCTGGCGATCAGCACCAAGAATCCCTTGCAG TGGCAGGCCATCTCCCTGACGGTCATTGAGAAGGTCCAGATTGCAGCCATAGTTCTGGGCTCACTCTTCCTTGTCGCCAGCATCTCCTGGCTCATCTGGTCCTCACTCAGCCCTTCAGCCAAGTGGCAACGGCAAGATCTGCTTTTTCAGATCTGCTACGGCATGTACGGCTTCATGGATGTCGTCTGCATAG GCCTCATCGTCCATGAAGGCTCCTCTGTCTACCGTATCTTCAAGCGCTGGCAGGCAGTAAACCAGCAGTGGAAGGTCCTGAATTACGACAAGACCAAGGACATAGGAGGAGATGCAGGGGGAGGGACGGCAGGGAAGCCGGGCCCCAGGACCTCACGGACGGGCCCCCCCACTGGGGCCCCCAGCCGCCCCCTGGCCGCCCAGCGCATGCGGACGCTCTTGCCTCAGCGCTGTGGTTACACAATCCTGCACCTACTTGGACAGCTGCGGCCACCAGATCCCCGTTCCAGTTCCCATTCCGGCCGCGAGGTTGTCATGAGGGTCACCACAGTCTGA